The window CCCTTGGACCGATGTGGACGGCGATGAAGACCTGGATGCTACACCTGCGGAACCTGCTGCTCCTCCGGATGAGATTCCACGCTTGGGTGACCAGAGACACCTGTGATCGGGTCAGtgacataaaataaaaactatacacTAGAAATGAAAGTCTGTGTTCATTATAACAATTTATATTGTGATTAATTCTAGATCATGGCACAAGACCCCGAGTACTGGGCATGGAAGAGAGAGCGGAAGGAACATCACGGCTGGGCCATACGCTGGTACCGGAGGGATTCTGGAGAATACATCCCGAGAGGCCCATGGTGGATCCCTCCCGCCTGCTCCATCTGTATCACCGATCTGCAGCCTTGTGCCGGGGAAGAGAACACCAAGCGAAGAAAGACGAAGAAAGAAGAACAGAACGGATGAAGACCAAGCCGCCCTAGATGTATTCTTAAGGTCACGTTCCCACTTGGCATATAcatagcgtatttgacgctgcgcaaagtctgcagaagcagcgggaaatacgctgcatatccctcgctcacatacacacaaggctttctggcggcagccctatgtgcgcagtgagttttggaggcggggctccacctccaaaactcactgcaaacatagggctgccgcaagaaagccttgtgtgtatggtgagcgagggatacgcagcgtatctcccgctgctgctacagattttgcacagcgtgaagtATTCTGCATACACGCCAAGAGGGAACGTGCCCTTATAGTATATTTATTGTTACAATTAATGCACACACTAAATCACTGTACACAAATCCCAAACACaaaatacatacacattcattccctacacactatcactacatacacattcatcccctacacacttttactacatacacattcatctccTACACacaatcactacatacacattcattctctacacactatcactaaatacacattcattcccttcacactatcactacatacacattctttccctacacactatcactacatacacattcatcccctacacactatcaataCATACACAATCATCCTCTACAcacaaacactacatacacattcattccctacacactaacactacatacacattcatcttcctacacactatcactacatacacattcatcccccacACActttcactacatacacattcatcccctacacactatcactacatacacattcatcccctacacactatcactacatacacattcattccctacacactatcac is drawn from Hyla sarda isolate aHylSar1 chromosome 4, aHylSar1.hap1, whole genome shotgun sequence and contains these coding sequences:
- the LOC130369484 gene encoding speedy protein 1-B-like, with product MVLIYFRRANLRTEEYNTYFFPALFLANQFEEDEMFRREIYPWALGPMWTAMKTWMLHLRNLLLLRMRFHAWVTRDTCDRIMAQDPEYWAWKRERKEHHGWAIRWYRRDSGEYIPRGPWWIPPACSICITDLQPCAGEENTKRRKTKKEEQNG